The following coding sequences are from one Culex quinquefasciatus strain JHB chromosome 1, VPISU_Cqui_1.0_pri_paternal, whole genome shotgun sequence window:
- the LOC6035640 gene encoding uncharacterized protein LOC6035640 isoform X1, translating to MSGEMYDPARIAHYFQLVVAVQNKQLSQVKQLLSIALADINFINLYDRNRTLLHDAVASGDPAIVTLLLSHEPDTEIADLNGRKPFELSSELNPADKKAVDAVFRKHFRTAKRGGRLKPEEVVRSGDLCFTKRPGTAAVGQYYETKLLTMVLFRVLIDDRIVSFCMGNNLDEAGAFDDVVLRYRVRTGEPDRLVCLQAKHRDDKKRVEFKDLIDEKVTKGDLHMLKYFLSYLKIRLVCSTSRDAIFEGIFVTTQVELILFTTAGFNFTNNVRIYETQKENIWYTKEEGKTSQVECTDTMRQFFKTESSKWYRDMVSDVLARLLVTEKLDTTRLEDAIQKLEVTNLIKFNELDLLAILNDQMGRNVLEIKKRILPVLDKFPGLLLSQEQHEALVENFFSVLRLYTEQATEQELDEVIRNDLKGHYREDVFLKAHESVQSWWKRSGQVPFQTEECKFFERAAKEIELEKWSSNCVDRIKGFGVKFEDRTFKHTEWVEVLNEYLKQDVFCLNLFSRTPELSCLKLMQYLEKHEHFKDVAKHINLRDCKVNDLLSNLVLSEPNCLILTSETALTCEIVEEIILYARKFVFISPLQCTGYWRSVPDDSEGLKDLDEESQKRVLLKEVCFQNIPTQLSAVLGDAPRSLVEASILESLLCGKTLNICQTCLPKNCIEIMSYYIERGFQDSRGYPLEFKPFNEIGDRMVVLAAEPGMGKSTTLTGMAFELKRHDPAAWVVRINLIECSRLFNRWDQDRTVVDDALAYQFLVDHLRCASPDGPD from the coding sequence ATGAGCGGAGAAATGTATGATCCCGCAAGAATTGCTCATTACTTTCAATTGGTCGTCGCAGTTCAAAACAAGCAGCTTAGCCAAGTAAAACAGCTGTTGAGCATCGCTTTAGCGGACATAAACTTTATCAATCTGTACGACCGGAATCGCACCCTACTGCATGACGCTGTAGCCTCAGGAGATCCCGCTATAGTAACCCTTCTGCTATCCCACGAACCCGACACAGAAATAGCGGATCTTAACGGGAGGAAGCCTTTTGAACTCAGCTCGGAGCTCAATCCAGCGGACAAGAAGGCTGTCGATGCCGTCTTCCGGAAACATTTCCGCACGGCTAAACGAGGAGGTCGTCTGAAACCGGAAGAAGTTGTTCGATCCGGCGATCTCTGCTTTACCAAACGACCCGGAACGGCCGCCGTTGGTCAGTACTATGAAACCAAACTGCTGACGATGGTGCTGTTCAGGGTGCTCATTGACGATCGGATTGTGTCGTTTTGCATGGGGAATAATCTGGACGAAGCCGGAGCCTTCGACGACGTGGTGCTGAGGTATAGAGTGCGGACGGGGGAACCGGATCGGTTGGTGTGCCTGCAAGCTAAGCATCGGGATGACAAGAAGCGAGTTGAGTTTAAGGATTTGATTGACGAGAAGGTCACTAAGGGGGATCTTCATATGCTTAAGTATTTCCTAAGTTATTTGAAGATTCGGTTGGTGTGTTCTACTAGCAGGGATGCGATTTTCGAAGGGATTTTCGTAACGACGCAAGTTGAGCTAATTCTTTTCACAACAGCTGGATTCAACTTCACAAACAATGTAAGGATTTATGAAACCCAGAAGGAAAACATTTGGTACACTAAAGAGGAAGGGAAAACATCACAGGTTGAATGCACTGACACGATGAGGCAGTTCTTTAAAACAGAATCTAGCAAGTGGTATCGAGATATGGTGTCAGACGTGTTGGCTAGGTTGTTGGTAACAGAAAAGCTGGATACTACACGTTTAGAAGATGCAATTCAAAAGCTAGAAGTAACGAACTTGATCAAGTTCAACGAATTAGATTTACTAGCAATCTTGAACGATCAAATGGGAAGAAATGTTCTTGAAATTAAGAAAAGAATCTTACCCGTTCTTGACAAATTCCCAGGACTTTTACTGTCCCAAGAACAGCACGAAGCGTTAGTCGAAAATTTCTTCTCCGTGCTGAGACTCTACACGGAGCAAGCAACGGAACAGGAGCTGGACGAGGTTATACGGAATGATTTGAAGGGTCACTATCGAGAGGACGTTTTCCTGAAGGCTCATGAATCCGTTCAGAGCTGGTGGAAGCGGTCCGGTCAGGTTCCATTTCAGACGGAAGAGTGCAAATTCTTTGAGAGGGCAGCCAAGGAAATTGAGCTGGAAAAGTGGAGCTCGAACTGCGTTGATAGAATCAAAGGATTTGGGGTGAAGTTCGAGGATCGGACATTCAAGCATACAGAGTGGGTTGAAGTTTTGAATGAATATCTAAAACAGGATGTATTTTGCTTGAATTTGTTCAGTCGCACGCCAGAACTGAGCTGTTTAAAGTTAATGCAATACTTGGAAAAGCATGAACATTTCAAAGATGTTGCGAAGCACATCAATTTACGTGATTGTAAAGTAAATGATCTTTTGTCCAATCTGGTTTTATCTGAACCAAACTGCTTGATTCTTACTAGTGAAACTGCACTGACGTGCGAAATTGTGGAGGAAATCATACTGTACGctcgaaaatttgtttttatatcTCCACTTCAATGCACTGGGTACTGGAGATCAGTACCAGACGATTCGGAAGGACTGAAAGATCTTGATGAAGAAAGTCAGAAAAGGGTTCTTCTGAAAGAAGTCTGCTTCCAAAATATACCAACTCAATTGAGTGCAGTGCTTGGTGATGCACCCAGAAGTTTGGTGGAAGCAAGTATATTGGAAAGTCTACTTTGTGGTAAAACCTTAAACATTTGTCAAACATGTCTGCCAAAAAATTGCATCGAAATCATGAGTTATTACATTGAGCGAGGATTCCAAGATAGCCGCGGTTATCCACTGGAGTTCAAGCCATTCAACGAAATCGGCGATCGCATGGTGGTTCTGGCGGCTGAGCCTGGAATGGGTAAATCTACAACCTTGACGGGGATGGCATTTGAACTAAAACGGCATGATCCGGCAGCATGGGTCGTCCGAATTAACCTGATTGAATGCTCCAGGCTATTTAACCGATGGGATCAAGACAGAACCGTGGTTGACGATGCGTTGGCGTATCAATTTTTGGTGGATCATTTGAGGTGTGCCTCTCCAGATGGACCCGATTGA
- the LOC6035640 gene encoding uncharacterized protein LOC6035640 isoform X2, whose product MSGEMYDPARIAHYFQLVVAVQNKQLSQVKQLLSIALADINFINLYDRNRTLLHDAVASGDPAIVTLLLSHEPDTEIADLNGRKPFELSSELNPADKKAVDAVFRKHFRTAKRGGRLKPEEVVRSGDLCFTKRPGTAAVGQYYETKLLTMVLFRVLIDDRIVSFCMGNNLDEAGAFDDVVLRYRVRTGEPDRLVCLQAKHRDDKKRVEFKDLIDEKRTCCTSSNHSNTTLRLKMVMATSVKRLSFHFLCECEGNQSVIELLYPVKTIIENKNS is encoded by the exons ATGAGCGGAGAAATGTATGATCCCGCAAGAATTGCTCATTACTTTCAATTGGTCGTCGCAGTTCAAAACAAGCAGCTTAGCCAAGTAAAACAGCTGTTGAGCATCGCTTTAGCGGACATAAACTTTATCAATCTGTACGACCGGAATCGCACCCTACTGCATGACGCTGTAGCCTCAGGAGATCCCGCTATAGTAACCCTTCTGCTATCCCACGAACCCGACACAGAAATAGCGGATCTTAACGGGAGGAAGCCTTTTGAACTCAGCTCGGAGCTCAATCCAGCGGACAAGAAGGCTGTCGATGCCGTCTTCCGGAAACATTTCCGCACGGCTAAACGAGGAGGTCGTCTGAAACCGGAAGAAGTTGTTCGATCCGGCGATCTCTGCTTTACCAAACGACCCGGAACGGCCGCCGTTGGTCAGTACTATGAAACCAAACTGCTGACGATGGTGCTGTTCAGGGTGCTCATTGACGATCGGATTGTGTCGTTTTGCATGGGGAATAATCTGGACGAAGCCGGAGCCTTCGACGACGTGGTGCTGAGGTATAGAGTGCGGACGGGGGAACCGGATCGGTTGGTGTGCCTGCAAGCTAAGCATCGGGATGACAAGAAGCGAGTTGAGTTTAAGGATTTGATTGACGAGAAG CGCACTTGTTGTACCAGTTCAAATCATTCGAACACAACTTTAAGGTTAAAGATGGTTATGGCGACTTCCGTTAAGCGGTTGAGCTTTCATTTTTTGTGTGAATGTGAGGGCAATCAAAGTGTTATAGAGTTATTGTATCCAGTGAAaaccataattgaaaataaaaatagttaa